From one Magnetococcales bacterium genomic stretch:
- a CDS encoding DUF3365 domain-containing protein produces MNRYFVVAALLWTALVGGSLAWNIFNAQQQTFETVNFAARAHFQKDTAFRFWGASHGGVYVPITERTPPNPSLSHIPERDIETPSGRKLTLMNPAYMLRQLMSEYAGLYGARGRITSLKPLNPINAPDPWETKALKAFEEGVEEVLEVTTKDGAPHLRLMRPMSTKKICLKCHSHQGYEMGDIRGGVGVYVPMAPYLEIEKNAIHVMLWSHGLFWLLGLAGIAYGSLRRQQRLEEQHQAREALTQVNRNLTKSEKKYRSIIATTAEGFWLFSLENFRIQEVNDAICHMLGYGRSEIVGRRPPDFAHPENLPAMQAMEKSILDTDERKFNTVFLAKDGSHIHAQVHCTTVRDEQGRPEVAFAFITNVSDHKILESRLRQAKEEAETANQAKSAFLAHMSHEIRTPLNSILGMNELLLESEVTSRQRHYLETSCKASETLLSVVNDILDLSKIEAGQLDLEATTFDLPNLLSETTEILSLKAQDKGLRLVHEVDYQLPQWISGDPGRLRQVLLNLLGNAIKFTDAGEVVVLVKPMQESDIQFSVADTGIGIPAAKQEAIFQPFNQVDSSTTRQFGGTGLGLTICRRLIQNMGGDIWVESRAGEGSVFYFTIPLVQGTPQPASLSRGRAGNGNASLQGEMAAAQARGLAILLAEDAVDNRILIQAFLGKSSHTLEMAEDGLEALKKAQSGHYDLILMDIQMPGMDGYEATRKIRAWEKQQELEPTPIIALTAHAMKEAVKEAQASGCDYFLSKPIKKSRLLEVLDQFARGENPPQWHSHSRGQMS; encoded by the coding sequence ATGAATCGGTATTTTGTTGTTGCCGCACTCCTCTGGACCGCTCTTGTGGGCGGTTCTTTAGCCTGGAATATTTTTAACGCCCAGCAACAAACCTTCGAAACCGTCAATTTTGCGGCCCGGGCTCATTTTCAAAAAGATACCGCTTTTCGTTTTTGGGGAGCCTCCCATGGCGGCGTCTATGTGCCGATCACCGAGCGCACCCCACCCAACCCCAGTCTCTCTCACATCCCCGAACGGGATATCGAAACCCCTTCCGGCCGCAAACTCACTCTGATGAATCCCGCTTACATGCTGCGGCAGTTGATGAGCGAGTATGCCGGGCTCTATGGGGCTCGGGGGCGGATTACCAGCCTGAAACCCCTCAATCCCATCAATGCGCCGGACCCTTGGGAAACCAAAGCCCTCAAGGCTTTTGAAGAGGGGGTGGAGGAGGTGTTGGAAGTGACCACCAAGGATGGCGCCCCCCACTTGCGTCTCATGCGCCCGATGAGCACCAAAAAAATCTGCCTCAAATGCCATAGCCATCAGGGCTACGAAATGGGGGATATTCGGGGAGGAGTCGGGGTTTATGTCCCCATGGCTCCCTATCTGGAAATCGAAAAAAATGCCATTCATGTCATGCTCTGGTCCCATGGCCTCTTTTGGCTTTTGGGGCTTGCCGGTATTGCCTACGGCTCCCTCCGTCGGCAGCAACGATTGGAAGAGCAGCATCAAGCCCGGGAAGCTCTCACCCAGGTCAACCGTAACCTGACCAAAAGTGAAAAAAAATATCGCTCCATTATAGCGACCACCGCAGAAGGTTTTTGGTTGTTCTCCTTGGAAAATTTTCGGATTCAGGAAGTCAACGATGCCATCTGTCACATGCTGGGGTATGGGCGGAGCGAGATCGTGGGCCGAAGGCCTCCCGACTTTGCCCATCCAGAAAATTTGCCCGCCATGCAGGCGATGGAAAAATCAATTCTTGATACCGACGAGCGGAAATTCAATACGGTTTTTTTGGCCAAGGATGGCAGCCATATTCACGCCCAGGTCCATTGCACCACGGTGCGTGACGAGCAGGGGCGACCAGAGGTGGCCTTTGCCTTTATTACCAATGTTTCAGACCATAAAATATTGGAAAGTCGGCTTCGTCAGGCCAAGGAAGAGGCTGAAACCGCCAATCAGGCCAAATCCGCCTTTTTGGCCCATATGAGCCATGAAATCCGCACCCCGTTAAACTCCATTCTGGGTATGAATGAATTGCTGCTGGAGAGCGAAGTCACCTCCCGTCAGCGCCACTATCTGGAAACTTCCTGCAAGGCCAGTGAAACGTTACTTTCAGTGGTGAACGATATTCTCGATCTCTCCAAAATCGAGGCGGGCCAGCTGGATCTGGAGGCAACCACCTTCGACCTGCCCAATCTGCTCTCTGAAACCACTGAAATTTTAAGTCTGAAAGCCCAGGATAAGGGCCTCCGGCTGGTTCATGAAGTGGATTATCAACTCCCCCAATGGATCTCCGGAGATCCGGGGCGGCTGCGTCAGGTGCTCCTCAATCTGCTTGGTAATGCCATCAAGTTTACCGATGCCGGTGAGGTGGTGGTCTTGGTCAAACCCATGCAGGAGAGCGATATCCAGTTTTCTGTGGCTGATACCGGTATCGGGATTCCTGCGGCCAAACAGGAAGCCATTTTTCAACCGTTTAATCAGGTGGACTCCTCCACCACCCGTCAATTTGGCGGGACCGGATTGGGGCTCACCATCTGCCGTCGTCTGATCCAAAACATGGGGGGGGATATTTGGGTCGAAAGCCGGGCGGGCGAGGGCAGTGTTTTTTATTTTACCATTCCTCTGGTCCAGGGAACCCCACAGCCTGCAAGCCTTTCCCGGGGGCGTGCTGGAAATGGAAACGCCTCGCTTCAGGGAGAGATGGCAGCGGCTCAGGCGAGGGGGCTGGCTATCCTGTTGGCTGAAGATGCTGTGGATAACCGGATTTTGATTCAGGCCTTTTTGGGTAAAAGCAGTCATACCCTGGAGATGGCGGAGGATGGGCTGGAGGCACTGAAAAAAGCCCAATCGGGCCACTATGACCTGATCCTGATGGATATTCAGATGCCTGGTATGGATGGCTATGAGGCGACCCGAAAAATCCGGGCGTGGGAAAAGCAGCAGGAGTTGGAGCCAACCCCCATCATCGCCTTGACCGCCCACGCCATGAAGGAAGCCGTCAAGGAGGCTCAGGCCTCGGGGTGTGACTATTTTCTTTCCAAACCCATCAAAAAAAGCCGCCTGCTGGAGGTTCTCGATCAGTTTGCCCGAGGAGAGAATCCCCCCCAGTGGCACAGTCACAGTCGTGGGCAGATGAGCTGA